In one window of Methanoculleus chikugoensis DNA:
- a CDS encoding type II toxin-antitoxin system HicA family toxin — protein sequence MLNRVKGSHHLFYHPETKRRAVVPVHGRDVPTGTLLEILKQAGIEREEIEDLL from the coding sequence GTGCTGAACCGGGTGAAGGGAAGTCATCACCTCTTCTATCACCCGGAGACGAAGCGCCGGGCCGTCGTCCCGGTGCACGGGCGGGACGTCCCGACCGGCACGCTCCTGGAGATCCTCAAGCAGGCCGGGATTGAGCGGGAGGAGATTGAGGATCTGTTGTGA
- a CDS encoding type II toxin-antitoxin system HicB family antitoxin produces MMRSLNYQIFLRKEREGGYTVIVPSLPGCVTYGETVDEAIAMAREAVEIYIEELREKGEEIPTEEGLLEYTLTVKAHT; encoded by the coding sequence ATGATGAGAAGCCTGAATTACCAAATCTTCCTCAGGAAGGAGCGGGAAGGCGGGTATACTGTTATTGTGCCGAGCCTTCCCGGCTGTGTCACCTATGGGGAGACCGTTGACGAGGCGATAGCGATGGCACGGGAGGCTGTTGAGATTTATATTGAAGAGCTCCGGGAGAAAGGCGAGGAGATTCCCACCGAGGAAGGGCTCCTGGAATATACCCTCACCGTCAAAGCCCATACCTGA
- a CDS encoding transcriptional regulator: MPDDLIAIVEESEDVNSALISRVRLEILWALSELGEDGATARQLKAGLNLSDGVLYANLKKLVEMGYLRSEKVTLEGKELELYAITPEGLAEWRRVRGWLCKLLGCEGDTCER, encoded by the coding sequence ATGCCTGACGATCTCATAGCAATCGTGGAAGAGTCCGAGGACGTGAACAGCGCTCTCATCTCCCGGGTGCGCCTGGAGATACTCTGGGCGCTCTCCGAGCTCGGCGAGGACGGGGCCACCGCACGGCAGCTCAAGGCCGGGCTGAACCTGAGCGACGGCGTGCTCTACGCTAACCTCAAGAAACTTGTCGAGATGGGATACCTCCGCTCCGAGAAGGTGACGCTCGAAGGGAAGGAACTGGAGCTCTACGCCATCACCCCGGAAGGACTCGCCGAGTGGCGGCGTGTCCGGGGCTGGCTCTGCAAACTCCTGGGCTGCGAGGGTGATACCTGTGAACGATAG
- a CDS encoding type II toxin-antitoxin system PemK/MazF family toxin, with product MGRSRGDIWFVDLTDARGHEQSGLRPAVVLAVSHGGMTIVVPLTTTPAAFGFPHTYGVEKSSQNGLTVNSAALVFQIVALSEDRFVRKIGECSVEDMEAISVLLKDLLLLE from the coding sequence ATGGGCCGGAGCAGGGGTGATATCTGGTTCGTCGATCTCACCGACGCACGGGGGCACGAGCAGAGCGGGCTCCGGCCTGCCGTGGTGCTCGCCGTCTCTCACGGGGGGATGACAATCGTGGTCCCGCTCACGACGACTCCGGCGGCGTTCGGGTTCCCGCACACCTACGGCGTCGAGAAGAGTTCACAGAACGGGCTTACGGTAAATAGTGCGGCGCTGGTCTTCCAGATTGTTGCCCTCTCAGAGGACCGTTTCGTCCGAAAGATCGGAGAGTGCTCGGTCGAAGATATGGAAGCAATAAGCGTTCTGTTGAAGGACCTGTTATTGCTGGAATAA
- a CDS encoding type II toxin-antitoxin system HicB family antitoxin, with translation MYRFLVIVEQTDGNYSAYSPDLPGCVATGATREEVEERMHEAIEFHIEGLREDGLPIPPSRSSAIYVAVGRG, from the coding sequence ATGTATCGATTTCTTGTCATCGTCGAGCAGACCGACGGCAACTACTCGGCATACTCCCCGGATCTCCCGGGGTGCGTGGCCACCGGGGCAACTCGTGAGGAAGTGGAAGAGCGGATGCACGAGGCGATCGAATTCCACATCGAAGGGCTCCGGGAGGACGGGCTCCCGATTCCGCCGTCACGGTCCTCAGCTATCTACGTAGCGGTCGGTAGAGGGTGA